Proteins from a genomic interval of Sporolactobacillus sp. Y61:
- a CDS encoding hydroxymethylglutaryl-CoA reductase, degradative, whose amino-acid sequence MEKSFLKKLYLKDRVERINALVSARILPEKDAERLKKGSLLPQETADHMIENQIAAYELPLGVALPFLIDGQDYVVPMAVEEPSVIAAASSAAKIISLAGGFQTDIQNRTMIGQIALLDVPDMAEAEKILYVHKEEILKQANESHPSIVKRGGGAKDLIVRMIKADETANTPPFLVIHLHIETLEAMGANIIDTMVEAVKPVVEDLTKGRALMGIISNYTTKCLATAVCRIPVSLLERGIYSGAEVRDRIIEACKFAIADPYRAVTHNKGIMNGIDPVVMASGNDWRAIEAGVHAYAARSGQYRSLSNWTMADNGDLIGNLTIPLPVGTVGGSIAVHPGAQLAKRILGYQNAKELESIIVSVGLAQNFSALRALVTEGIQKGHMRLHARSLAMSAGAKGEEIRAVADKLKQRKNMDLAAAKTILEEIRSGLL is encoded by the coding sequence TTTTTTAAAAAAACTTTATCTAAAAGACCGTGTTGAAAGAATCAATGCACTCGTTTCCGCCCGAATTTTGCCGGAAAAAGATGCGGAACGATTAAAAAAAGGATCACTATTGCCTCAGGAAACAGCGGATCACATGATAGAAAATCAAATTGCTGCATATGAACTGCCGCTTGGCGTTGCCCTCCCGTTTTTAATAGACGGTCAAGATTACGTCGTTCCAATGGCTGTTGAAGAGCCATCCGTAATTGCAGCAGCAAGTTCCGCAGCCAAAATAATTTCCCTGGCAGGCGGATTTCAGACAGATATTCAAAATCGGACAATGATCGGCCAGATTGCCTTGTTAGACGTCCCGGACATGGCTGAAGCGGAAAAAATTTTGTATGTCCATAAAGAAGAGATTCTGAAGCAAGCAAATGAATCACACCCCTCCATTGTGAAAAGAGGAGGCGGAGCAAAGGATCTTATCGTCAGGATGATTAAAGCAGATGAAACGGCCAATACGCCGCCATTTTTAGTCATTCATCTCCATATTGAAACATTGGAAGCGATGGGTGCCAATATCATTGACACAATGGTAGAAGCAGTAAAACCGGTTGTCGAGGATTTAACAAAAGGAAGAGCATTGATGGGCATTATTTCCAACTATACAACGAAATGCCTTGCGACTGCCGTCTGCCGGATTCCTGTATCCCTGCTGGAAAGAGGCATTTATTCAGGTGCGGAAGTAAGGGATCGGATTATTGAAGCCTGCAAATTTGCAATTGCCGATCCTTACAGGGCTGTTACCCATAATAAAGGAATCATGAATGGAATTGACCCGGTTGTAATGGCTTCCGGAAACGATTGGCGGGCGATTGAAGCCGGGGTTCATGCCTATGCTGCCCGCTCGGGACAATACAGATCCCTCTCAAACTGGACCATGGCAGATAACGGTGATTTAATCGGCAATTTAACAATCCCCTTACCGGTTGGGACGGTCGGCGGTTCAATTGCAGTCCACCCCGGTGCGCAATTGGCAAAGAGAATACTTGGCTATCAAAATGCGAAAGAATTAGAGTCAATCATTGTTTCAGTCGGTCTTGCACAAAATTTCTCCGCCCTAAGGGCACTTGTAACGGAAGGAATCCAGAAGGGGCATATGCGGCTTCACGCAAGGTCTCTAGCTATGAGCGCAGGTGCAAAAGGCGAAGAAATCCGTGCCGTCGCAGACAAACTGAAGCAAAGAAAAAATATGGACCTGGCTGCGGCAAAAACGATCCTGGAAGAGATTAGGTCCGGATTGCTTTAA